The window TGGTCAGCAACAGGTGAAGCGAGTGGGCCATGCTGTTGAGCTGCGCTTCAAGCGCTTCGATCTGTTTGCGGTCCAGTGCATTGAGAGGCAATTGCGCACCGAAGCAGGCTTGGGGTTCGGCAACCACCAGTGGCTTGGCTACCAAGCCCAAAGTCTCTCTTAAAAGCCCGTTGATCAAGGTCTGGTAGCCCATGCCTTGTTCGTCTGCCCGGGCCCGCGCAGCGTCGAGTACGACATCGTCCAGCATGATGGTGATTCGGCTTTTACCTCTGGCGGGCGCTACCGCACCGCGTTTGGCATTGGAAAAATCGTATTGGTCTTTCATGGATTCATGCACCTCTGTACTGACTGATTTCCTGGGGGTGGGCCTTTCTTGCAGAGATCAGCCGGATGAAATTCGGGTCGCGGTAGACATACACCACAACCAGTATTTGCCCGCTGCCATCGGCCCCGATCGTGACCCAGCGTTGCTCGTCATGGTCGTTGTCTTCGACGGTGAGCGCGATGGGGTCGTACAAGACAGCTTCGGCATCAGCCAGGCGAACCCTGTGCTTGGCGAAGTTTCTTGTGGCTTTGGCTGCGTCAAACTGAATTCTGGTCTTCATTATGCATATCTTATATGTATATAGAAAGAGGGTTTTTGCACCTGATGAGCAAATCGGCAGGGCAGACCAAGGCTAGCCGTATGGGGGCAGCCCGGGTGCGGCGGCTTTGTTTCCAGCTGTTGGAGGCATGATTCGGTTCTGCTACGACTTCAACCTTTCATGAAACGGTTGCCGAACCGTCATCCGCTATTCACCCCGCTGAAATACCCCGGGCCTACTGTCGTTTGCAACCCAAGGCAACCAGA of the Paucimonas lemoignei genome contains:
- a CDS encoding Protein of uncharacterised function (DUF497) encodes the protein MKTRIQFDAAKATRNFAKHRVRLADAEAVLYDPIALTVEDNDHDEQRWVTIGADGSGQILVVVYVYRDPNFIRLISARKAHPQEISQYRGA